The Shewanella pealeana ATCC 700345 genome contains the following window.
ATCACCTATCAAGAACAGCTAGTGTCGGCACTTAATCGCGACTACGGCAACCGCTCTATTGATGACAGTATCATCTCCGATATCATGCCTTGTATTAACAACATCAACTACAGCCTAAAACACCTTAAGAAATGGATGAAGCCCAGCTCTCGTCATGCTGGGCTGTTATTGTCACCGGCCAAAATTAAGGTGCACTACCAACCTCTAGGTGTGATTGGCATTATCGTGCCGTGGAATTTCCCTATCATGCTGTCTGTTGGGCCACTGATCACCGCTTTATCCGCGGGTAATCGCGCCATGATTAAGCTGTCGGAATTTACCCCAGAAACCAACCAAGTGATCAAAGAGATGTTAAGTAGCATCTTTGATGATAGTCATGTGGTCTGTATTGAGGGAGAAGCCGATGTTGCCGCCGAATTCTCATCCTTGCCATTCGATCATTTGCTCTTCACCGGCTCGACCATGGTTGGCCGCCATGTAATGCGGGCAGCAGCTGATAATCTCACTCCAGTGACTCTGGAACTTGGTGGCAAGTCTCCCGTCATTGTCGCCGACGATATCGATATGGATACCGCTGTCGAGCGCATGATCTATGGAAAATGCTTAAATGCCGGGCAGATCTGTGTGGCACCAGACTATGTACTCGTGCCGCGTGCCAAGTTAGACAGTTTCATTCAAGCCTATAAAAAGAAGTTCATCAACATGTACGGTAATGTCAGTGACAACAAAGATTACGGCAGCGTGATCAACCAACGACAATTTGACCGTATCATGCACGTTCTCGATGACGCTATCGACAAAGGTGCCAACATTATTAGCGCCAACGATGAAGCGATTAATACCGATAAGCGTAAGATGCCAACCCAACTTATCAGCAATGCCAGTGAAGATATGCTAGTACTACAAGAGGAGATCTTTGGCCCACTACTACCAATTATCCCTTATACAAGCCTAGACGAAGCAATAAGTTACGTTAATCAGCGCCCTCGTCCTCTCGCGCTTTATCTGATGAGCTTCGATAAAAACACTCAACAGCATGTACTCAAGCACACTCATTCTGGCGGAGTGTGTATTAACGAAGCCGTGTTTCATGTGGCTGCCGACGATGCGCCTTTTGGCGGCATCGGCCCATCAGGAATGGGGCACTATCATGGTAAAGAAGGCTTCCTAACCTTTAGCCACGCAAAAACCGTACTCCGTCGCGGTAAATACCTCAATACCGGTAAACTGGTGCACCCACCCTATGGTGGCTTTATTCAGCGCCTTTTGATGAAGTTTTTCTTACGTTAACCACAACTGAGCAGCAAATTTGATGAGTCGTATCGACAAAAAACAGGCCATATTAGACACAGCGCTGACGCTTTTTGTCAGCCAAGGTTTTTATGCCACCTCTACCGCCTCGATTGCCAAACAAGCCGGGGTTGCTACCGGCACCCTATTTCATCATTTCGCCTCAAAAGAGGCGTTGATGAACCACCTGTATATATCCATTAAGCAGGAGTTCGCCGATGGGATTCAATCGCAAATCAGTCAAAAGGGCGACTTAGAAAAAGATGCTCAACACCTGTGGCAGGTCGCCATAAATTGGGCGATGGCGAACCCACTTAAACAGGAGTTTTTCCAGCAATACTCTATGTCTCCGTCGATCGCATCCCAGGTAAGACAACAGGCCATGAACAGTATTTTAGGCTTTATGGGCGAGTTAATTCATCAAGGGCAAAAAGCAGGCGTACTAGCAGATTATCCGCTACCCTTAATGCTAGAGAGTTGTCATGGCCAATATTTAGCGGCAACACGATATTTTCTAGACAACCCTGAGTCATGGAAAGATGAAACATATAAACAGTCAAGTTTTGCAATGTTTTGGAATGCAATGAAGACCTAGCTAGTTAGCCAGTGACAACTTATGAATAAGGCATAGAGCTGTTATTGAGTTAAGGATAATTTATTCAAAGGAGTGAATATGTTAAGAATGAAGACTAAATGCGAGCAGTGCCACACACCACTTACACGTAAAGACACCGCTTATATCTGCTCATTCGAAGAGACCTACTGCAAAAGCTGTAGCGAGAAACTGGATTTTACTTGTATTAGGTGTCAAGGCGTACTTGTACTTAGGCCCTCAAGGAAAATTAAACCCTTTAAAGTGCCCGCCTCTAAATTAAAAATCCTCGCTTTAGCTAACTCTTGCTAGATTCAAAACTTGAATTTATCAGTTTAGTAGAGGGGGCATGCTCTCTCTATCGTAGCTCTGTCTATGCATAGGGTAACCAGAGGCTCACACATAGACCTTTATCATCCCGATGATGTAGGCTAATTCGTCCATCGTGCGCCTCAACTATCTCTCGACAAAGAGGCAAGCCTAAGCCTGTACCGGATTGCTTTGTTGAGTAAAAAGGCAATAACGCTTGTTGCAGTACATCTGCCGACATTCCTAGACCTTCATCTTTTACTTCAATATAGATCCCGCTGCTGGGGTCCACTTGATTTACCTCTCTGATCTCTATGGTGATCTTTGTCAAATCTGAGCCCGATTCATGGGCGTTTTTCAGCAGATTAAGCAGTACTTGCTCCATCTGAATCAAGTCCAGACTAACCTGATTTTGAGGTAGCTCACCCACGAGCTCAAACCGATAATGCTGTTTTAGTTGCTGAATGAGTGAATGCCAATCGACAGGCAACTTTTGCGGCAATGGCAATTTAGCAAAACGAGCATAGTTGAAGATAAACTGGCTCAGATGACTGCTTCTATCTTCGATGGTATCGAAAATAAGCTTCAGTTTTGGATCGTTGAGCTCTTTGGTGATCATTCGCCCAGAGTTAACCATAGAAGCTATTGGTGCAACCGAGTTATTCAGCTCATGACTGATGATGCGAATCACCTTCTTCCATACTGCCACCTCCTGCCTATTTAGCTCTCTAGTCAACTGCTTTAGTAACACCAAGTGATGAAACTGACCGTTTAACAGAAACTGGCCTCGGGACAAGTGCCAAGTTTCTAGATCACTCTCACCAGCATCATGCTTTAGCGAAAACAGACCATCTTTAGGATTATTAAGTGCCTCACTCAAAGATTCAGGGGCATCTGTCAACAATTGCGATAGGCTCATACCTTCAACACGTTGACCGCTATTAAACAAATGTCTCGCCGCATCATTGGCATAGATGACCCGCTGTTCATCATCGAGTAGCAGCATCACGTTAGGCGAGCTTTGTATGACTTTGTCGAGCAGCAATTCACGTTGATAAATGTACTGCCGCTCTTTACGCAATGTCTGCGCCGACTCATTAAACAGAGTCGATAATGCTCTTAATTGGCTGTCACCACTGACAGGTATACTCACGCTAAAGTCATTATCTTTAAAGTTAAGTAAGCCGACCTCTAACGCTCTTAAACTCGTCGCTAAGTCGCGAGTGCCGATGTAACTAATACTGGTTACTAACAGCAAAGACAGAGTAAATAACAGCAAGTAGAGCCAGGATTGCTCTACAACATTTTGCTGCACCGCTACAGGTGACAGCCATAACAGGCCTGTGAATGCCAGCAACAAGCCCGTAGCTGAAGCGAGCACTGCGCTGATAATAAGCTTAACTCTAAGAGAAACCACTGTATTGCTCATGAATTACTTATCAATCCCATACTTGTCCATGCGCCGATATAAGGCTTGTCGACTTAAGCCCAGAGCCTTAGCGACACGAGCTATCACGCCTCTATGCTGGTCGAGCGCCGCTTCAATATTGGCTTTTTCAGCTTGTGGCGTCTCTGTGCAACTCTGTTCAGTATTACTCGACTCATTATTACTCGCTTCGGGGTTACTCATCGGCTCCGCCGAAGAATGCTTAGCTGAAGCGTACGTTTGAGTTTGAGGGCTTGCTGACTTTTCAACTAAAGCCCCTGCAACAAAGTTTGTGACAGAGCTAGTAACTGGATTAGTTGCATCATTAGTCGCAGAAGTAGAGACGGGCTCAGCCATACTGGTATGAATTACGAGCCCAAAATCCTCGACGGTTAGCTCAGGGGAATTGGCTAATATCACCGCTCGCTTACAGGCATTTTCTAGCTCGCGCACGTTACCTGGCCATGAGTGTGCCACCAACGCCTGCTGAGTCTGGCGCAACAGTGAAAAGTCGGTGCCAATAAAGTGTTCAACCAACGGCAATACATCATCTTTACGCTCATTAAGTGCAGGCAAGGCTAACTCAATCACATTGAGGCGGTAGAACAGATCCTCACGAAAACGCCCAGCTTGAATATCTTGTGCCAAGTCAGCATTAGTGGCACTTACCACTCGAACATTGACTCTGCGGGTTTGATGGCTACCGAGTCGCTCAAACTCACCGGTTTGCAATACTCGCAGTAACTTCACCTGCCCAGAAAGTGGTAAATTACCTATCTCATCTAAAAACAATGTACCGCCATCGGCCGCTTCAAATCGTCCAATACGAGCCTTAGTTGCGCCAGTATAAGCGCCTGCCTCAGCGCCAAACAGCTCCGCTTCAAGCAAATCCATCGGCAACGCGCCAATATTGACCTTGATAAAGGGCTTGTACCTCAAGGGAGAATTAGCGTGAATGATATCGGCTAATTTATCCTTACCCGCGCCGTTGGGGCCTGTAATCAACACCGACACATCAGATTTTGCGATCTGCAGGGCTAAATCCACACAGCGCTGCATGGCGCCACTGTTAAAAACGATACCACACAGTTCCGCGTCTTTAATGGCCACCATACGCTGGCTTTCAACTCGGCTTAACTGAGCATTTTTCTTAGACAGTCGATGCAGTGAAATAAGGTTGCTGATGCTGTTGAGCAACTTGGCATCATCCCAAGGTTTGCCCATGTAATCGGCGGCGCCCTCTTTGACTAGCTCCACGGCAAGTTCAAGCTGGGTCCAAGCGGTGAGCAATATGATAGGCAGCTCTGGCTGCAGCTGTCTAAAGCCATAAAATAGATTACGCCCCTCTTCACCTGAGGTGGTGTCTTGGGTGAAGTTCATATCTTGTATCACCAGCGCCACGTCATGCAACCGGATGAGTTCGAGGGCGACGTCAGGCGATAAGCAGGTAAGTGTTTGATAACCGCTCAGCTCTAGCATTAACGCTAAGGCATTACACACGGCTTGGTTATCATCGACAATCAGTATGGTTTCCATAAACTCTTTAGTATTTATTCTTCATTCTTTATTTTTGGCTGGCTATCAAACTAACTGAAAGCCGAACAGAGTTAAAGCAAAGCTCACATTCGGCTAACAATTAGATAGCATTTATTGGCGTTAACAGTAGTGGATTACACGCTGCGAGTCGCTATCGCGGGTGAAATTTTAGCGGCTTTTTGTGCAGGTAAGATCACTGCAATAGTGGTCAACACAAGTAGGCCTGCTACCGTGGCTATCGGATAGACAAGCTCCAGTTTAGGCAAACTATAAAGCGACATCAGTTGCTGACCGAGCAGCACCGCAATCAAACCTCCTAGTAGCCCACCAGTGAGGCACAAGAGATAATTCTCCACCAGAAAGAAGCTGATAATGTCGCGCTTCTTTGCCCCAAGGGCTCGGCGTGTGCCTATCTGTTTAGTGCGGCGCTCGATGTTAAACATCACCATGCCCGCAAGACCTAAAGAAGTGATAAGCAGTAGTAGCACCACCATCATAGACAACACGGTCGCCATCAGCTCATGGTTACGATATACGTTATTGCGGTGTTCACTAATGGTTTTAAAGCCACGAACCACGCGATTAGGGTGCTCTTTATGTAATGCCGCAGGAATCGCTTCTTTTAGATCTGCAATAGCAGACTCATCGGCGCGCACTAAAAAGCGCGTAAAGGAGGATGCCAGTTCCACATTGAGGATCACGCTACGGTTTAAGTTATCGTGATCAACCCATGCACCTTGCAAACGCTCCACCACGCCAATAATTTTCATCGGCTGATCACCGATGTTACCCCGATACATCACTTGACCAACCGCTGACTCATCACCAAAAGTGTCTTTAGCAAAGTCAGCTGAAACTATGGCTAAAGTTGCGAGCTCAGGGCCACCACTGCTGACTTCATCGGGATAAAAATTACGCCCCTCAATTAGCTGAATACCTAAAGTTGAGATCATCTTCTCATCACCATAATAGATAGCCGAACTGGGGGTATCCTTACGATCCTCTTCACTGCTTCCATGGGAAAAGTTCGATGACCAACCACCACCGCTCAAAGGAGTCATACTGGTTGAGGTGGCAGCCTTAACACCGTCGAGGTTACGTATTATCTCGACATCAATCAGGTTCTGCTCATTAGCGACAATAGCGTCATCGAAATTATAGATGGTTAAATCAAACACTTCGGACTCTGCAATCCCAGACTCTCTTGCCATCAGGCCGACACGCTCGGTGATAATAAAACTGGCATTTGCCACAATCGCTACCGATAAAATGATTTGAATAAGCAGCAACAGAGGGCCGCTTTTATTACGCATCAACATGCTTAATATGGGTTTAATTTGAAACATAAATGAAGTCCTTTCTCATTCTGTAGTTTATTGACTCTTGAGGTAGACACTTGGGTTGGTGCTACATATTCGCCATGCAGGGTAGATCCCGGCAATAATGGCAGCGCTGACCGCAATCACGGGGGCAATAACCCACATACTTTGATCCAATTGGGCCAGCGATGCTTCAAGCTCAAACTTAGATGATAAGAAATACAAGTTGATCCATGCCCAGAGTAGCCCTAGTGCGCCGCCACAAAAGCCGATTAAGCCCACCTCGACTAAGTGCTGAGAGAAGATCTGTAAGCGACTGGCACCAATCGCACGCCTAACCCCCACCTCGGGTGCGCGCTTTAAGAATTTAGCCAATAACAAACCGAGCATGTTGACTAAACAAACGATCAAAAATAACGCGCTTAACCCCACCAACACCTTGTTATCTTCTGGGACCACTTTGTTAACGTTCAACCATTGGGCGACATCTTTAATCTCACCACGGGCATCTGGGTGCTTAAAGCGGCCAATCTGCTGTTGCTGCTCAACGTAACGTCCTAACCACTCTTGATATTCTTGCTGCTTGGCAGGCGTATCTAACTCAACCCAATATTGCAGCCAATGCATTTCAGAGTTAATTCTGTCTTGGTAGTTACGAATATCTTCATGACGCCAAGAGTTGTTATTCCCCCAGCTCGAAAACTCCTCGATGGGCGCCATTGAAAAAGGCACATAGATCTGCTCTGAGTCATTGAAAGCGCCGTTGTTTACATCGTAATACTTCGGACTTGGGTTCCACTCAGCAATAACCCCCACCACTTGATAAGGCTTACGGTTTAGCATTAAAGTTTTACCAACACTATTGCCGCCACCAAAGGCTTTTTGGTTGATACTTTCATTAATCACCACCTTGTAGCCACCTTCTGCATCTACCTGCTTATTCCAAGGGGTGCCATAGATAAATGGCACATCAAATAATGCGAAGAAATCACCAGTAGTAACCCTCACCCCCTCTAAAATAGGCGAGAAGTTCACATCTTCGGTCTGCACCGCAAGACCCGTTCGAAACATTGCCGCCTGTCTTACAGGCACATCACTCTGGCTCAAGTTAAATGCATCTTGATAGGTGATCTGCTCGTTAATCATGTCCCAGGTATCATTGTCTTGGCTCATCAGCTGCACAGAAAACAGTTGTGCTGAGCGTTCTCCGGCCGGATTCACCGACGCCATCTTATAGATATTCAAGATGGTGATGGTGATGCCTATGCCGATGGAGATGGCGAGGATCATCAACAAGGATAGAAACGGCGTCTTTTTGATGCTGCGCCAAGCTAAATCCAGATAATAAAAAAACATCATGCTCTCCTTATCAATCGATTAAGCAACTGAAGCTGTCTTGGCTACCGCCTCAGCTTTACCTTGACCGGTGCCTGCTTGATACATGGTGAAATCACACACATGACCATCGACAATCTGAATATTACGCTGAGCACGACGAGCCAACTCCGCATCGTGAGTTACCATGATAATCGTGGTGCCAGCCTTGTTAATATCTTCAAGTAGCTCCATCACTTGGCGCGCCATTAAACTATCGAGATTACCAGTCGGCTCATCGGCGAGTAAAAACCTTGGCTCACCCGCTAACGCTCTAGCTATCGCCACTCGCTGCTGCTGCCCACCTGAGAGCTGCGTGGGAAAATGCTTCATTCTCGAGGCGAGTCCCACCTGCTCTAGCGCACGTTCGACCCGGATTTTTCGCTCCTTAGCATTAAAACCGCGGTAACGCAGCGGGACCTCGACGTTCTCGGCCAAATTTAGATCAGAGATAAGATTGAAGCCTTGAAAGATAAAGCCAATCTTCTCGTTTCGAATCGCTGCACTCTTGTTGTCACTCAGATTTGAAATATTCACACCATCGAGAAAATAGTCACCATGGGTAAAACCTTCGAGTAAGCCAGCAATGTTCAAGAAGGTGGTTTTACCCGAACCAGAAGGCCCGGTAACTGCAACAAACTCGCCTTCCTTGACCTCTAAGTTAAAGTCTCGTAATGCATGAGTTTCCACTAAATCCGTTTTAAATACTTTGCTGATGTTGTTCATCGATAACATGGTCTATATCCCTTTAATTCTGTTTATCAATCTCACTAAAACTATCTGTTTGTTGTAATCGACAGCTTTCTATAATCGACAACCTTATGTATCAACTGTAGCGCCGCCTACTGGCTAATCGAACTCACGATGCACTCGAGTGCGCCGCCGATTAGCTCCCCAATGAGCCCACTCCCACTCAATGTAACGTCAGATATAGTACTAACGCCCGGCTGTGCACCAGTGCCAAACTCAATCAGGTTAAGCCCCAGAAACATCCAGTCTCCCGCCCTATTGGTAGAGACCTGCACCGCGACCACCAAAAGTATTAATACTGCTGCGGTGATGACTTGCTGCTTATTCATTTGCTTAACTCTGCGACTAACTTTGCTATTAACTCTGCTAATAGTTTTATTCATTGTCTGCTTCCTTACTCGGCTAGCGAACGATCACTTGCGCTGCTTTATTAAATGGCTCAATGCTCGAGGTCACCCAGATATCTCCTTCTTGGCCGCCTAGGATCACTTCGATATGGCTCATGCTGCGTGCACCTAACTGAATAGGGGTCTGCTCGGCAATATCGCCATGCATCACATACACCTCCTGTCCGCCACCGCTGTTAACAAAAGATCCACGCTTAACCATCAACACATCGGGCCTGTGCTCCAGTAATACTCGCGCCGCCAAACGCTGGTTTTGGCGTAGCTGCAGACGGTCATTTTGCTCAAATCGCACCCTTGCGCTCACTTCACGGTTACGCACCTCGGGAGAGATAGAAGACAGCTCGCCCATCACTTTCTCCGAGCCGAAGCTCAGCTCAACGACCATACCTATGCCTAACTCATCGGCATAAGACTCTGGCACTGCAAGCTCGGCCTCGAAGGCGCTGAGATCGACAACGGTCAAAATGGGTTGGCTCTGACCAATACGTGCTTTTTGCTCCGTAAGCCAATTACCAATAATACCTGCAACGGGCGCGATGATATTCAGTGCCGCCACTTGGCGTTCGAGCTCTTTGACCACCAGCGCCTGACGGTCAACTTCTAGGGAGGTGTTCTTAAGCTCGAAGGTTAAGGTGTCTTTCATTAGCAGTGCTTCTTGACCCGCATGGGCAAATAGCAATTTGGCCTTATGCAGATCATCTTTACTCTTTTCGAAATCAATTTTGCTAATTAGCTTTGACTCTATCAACTGGTCGCCACGGCGACTCTCTCGATCAGCCGCTTCTAAATCCACCTTGGCCATATCCAAAGTTTGTTGCGCCTTTAGCTGTTGACGACGAGCATCGAGACGAGCACGCTCCAGCGAGCTTTTCATCCCCTCAAGTACTGCTTGCTGCTGCTTTAAACTGTTGGTTAGCTTATGGCTTTCGATGGTGGCCACCACCTCACCCAGCTCAACCTTGTCACCGGGCTTAGCAATCAAGGTAACCGAGCCCTGTTCCGGGCTATATAAGACAGGCGCATTGGCAGCAACAATCTTGCCTGTGGTGGGGATATCGCGAATAAGAGTACCGCGCTCTAAGGTTGCGAAACGCAGTTCAGAGCGTTTAATTGAAGTGGCAATCGAGTCTCTGTCCATGCTCGACCAGACAAGTCCAGAAACAAGTAACGCCGCAAGGCCAAACATCAACGGACGTTTTATTTTGCTCGCCTTACTCTGCTGCTTTATCACATCTTGTGCGCTAGTGTCCTGAATCATCTGCTTTCCCTAAAGTGTCCGTTCTAAGCATTTATCGCTTTCGATAGGTCTATTAATACAAGCCCTATGCCAAAAACAATTAAACGCTAATAAACAGCAAGTTAATTCAACTCAGTTAACATTGACTATTAAAAGTGTCCGCGGACACCCGCTAAAAGTGTCCGATTAATTAACGATTATGTCCGATATGGGGAAAGTGTCCGATTTGAAAGAAGGTCCTAGGTTCTAGGAAGAGCAGGGACTAGGTGCTAGGAAAAGCTAAGAAAGAGCACAGGTGATGCTTTTTGCTTTTCCTAGTAGGGCGCGAAGCGTCCTAGAACCTAGCTCCTTCTTTTAACCTTTTAACAACGACATTTCACTTTCAGCACGATATTTAACGATCCTCTTTAACGATATTTCGTGGTTCAGGGATCTTGCTCCAACTTATTGTCGATCCCCACCTATTTAGCTCCCTTGGCACGTTAGCTGCTCTGTAAGGCGTAATTGGTAAAAACCAATCATTGATTAGCTTTAACAAAATAAAAAATAGGGAAAATGACATGAATAAGAAACTGTTGGCGCTTTTAATCCCGTCGATTTTAATAGCAGGTTCTGCGCAGGCCGTTGAGATCTACAATGATCAAACGAACAGCATAAACATGATGGGTTGGTTAGGCTTTGCTGCCATTAATGACACTCACGACACTGCCGTCGTCGATAACTTCTCTCGTGTAGGCTTTCGCTTCGATCGCCAAGAGAAGAACGGCTGGCGCAGCTTTGCTCATACCGAATGGGGCATTAACATGGTCACCAGCGATGACTCGCTAAGCTACAGCGGCGGTCAACTCGGTGCAGAGAAAAACTCTGACTTCTTATTCAACCGTTTAGGCTATGTGGGTTTAGCAAACGACAAATGGGGAAGCTTAACTTTTGGTAAGCAGTGGGGCGTATACTACGATGTGGCCTACACCACCGACGTACTTAACGTCTATACGGGCTACTCTGTTGGAGCCTACACCTTTGGTGATGGCGGCCTAACCGGTGCTGGTCGCGCAGACTCAGCCTTTGTATACCGTAACTCATTTGGCAACTTGAGCATTGCACTGCAGTATGCCGCTAAGCAAAATGGTGATGTAGCACTGTATGACAAAGATGGCATCGCACTCGACGACGGTTCACACGTTGAATTTGATACCAGTTATGGCGCTAGCTTAACCTACCACTTTACCGATAAATTCAAGGTACTTGCAGGCATTAACCGAGGTGACTTCACTGGTGAACTTGCAGGTGAGCGCGTTGACGATACTAACGAGATCATAGGTGT
Protein-coding sequences here:
- a CDS encoding coniferyl aldehyde dehydrogenase: MNMHIDNQATQPLSQMLIKQRTSYLKEPAPNYDARIEHLKSLKAAIITYQEQLVSALNRDYGNRSIDDSIISDIMPCINNINYSLKHLKKWMKPSSRHAGLLLSPAKIKVHYQPLGVIGIIVPWNFPIMLSVGPLITALSAGNRAMIKLSEFTPETNQVIKEMLSSIFDDSHVVCIEGEADVAAEFSSLPFDHLLFTGSTMVGRHVMRAAADNLTPVTLELGGKSPVIVADDIDMDTAVERMIYGKCLNAGQICVAPDYVLVPRAKLDSFIQAYKKKFINMYGNVSDNKDYGSVINQRQFDRIMHVLDDAIDKGANIISANDEAINTDKRKMPTQLISNASEDMLVLQEEIFGPLLPIIPYTSLDEAISYVNQRPRPLALYLMSFDKNTQQHVLKHTHSGGVCINEAVFHVAADDAPFGGIGPSGMGHYHGKEGFLTFSHAKTVLRRGKYLNTGKLVHPPYGGFIQRLLMKFFLR
- a CDS encoding TetR/AcrR family transcriptional regulator; translation: MSRIDKKQAILDTALTLFVSQGFYATSTASIAKQAGVATGTLFHHFASKEALMNHLYISIKQEFADGIQSQISQKGDLEKDAQHLWQVAINWAMANPLKQEFFQQYSMSPSIASQVRQQAMNSILGFMGELIHQGQKAGVLADYPLPLMLESCHGQYLAATRYFLDNPESWKDETYKQSSFAMFWNAMKT
- a CDS encoding DUF1272 domain-containing protein, whose amino-acid sequence is MKTKCEQCHTPLTRKDTAYICSFEETYCKSCSEKLDFTCIRCQGVLVLRPSRKIKPFKVPASKLKILALANSC
- a CDS encoding sensor histidine kinase codes for the protein MSNTVVSLRVKLIISAVLASATGLLLAFTGLLWLSPVAVQQNVVEQSWLYLLLFTLSLLLVTSISYIGTRDLATSLRALEVGLLNFKDNDFSVSIPVSGDSQLRALSTLFNESAQTLRKERQYIYQRELLLDKVIQSSPNVMLLLDDEQRVIYANDAARHLFNSGQRVEGMSLSQLLTDAPESLSEALNNPKDGLFSLKHDAGESDLETWHLSRGQFLLNGQFHHLVLLKQLTRELNRQEVAVWKKVIRIISHELNNSVAPIASMVNSGRMITKELNDPKLKLIFDTIEDRSSHLSQFIFNYARFAKLPLPQKLPVDWHSLIQQLKQHYRFELVGELPQNQVSLDLIQMEQVLLNLLKNAHESGSDLTKITIEIREVNQVDPSSGIYIEVKDEGLGMSADVLQQALLPFYSTKQSGTGLGLPLCREIVEAHDGRISLHHRDDKGLCVSLWLPYA
- a CDS encoding sigma-54-dependent transcriptional regulator, translated to METILIVDDNQAVCNALALMLELSGYQTLTCLSPDVALELIRLHDVALVIQDMNFTQDTTSGEEGRNLFYGFRQLQPELPIILLTAWTQLELAVELVKEGAADYMGKPWDDAKLLNSISNLISLHRLSKKNAQLSRVESQRMVAIKDAELCGIVFNSGAMQRCVDLALQIAKSDVSVLITGPNGAGKDKLADIIHANSPLRYKPFIKVNIGALPMDLLEAELFGAEAGAYTGATKARIGRFEAADGGTLFLDEIGNLPLSGQVKLLRVLQTGEFERLGSHQTRRVNVRVVSATNADLAQDIQAGRFREDLFYRLNVIELALPALNERKDDVLPLVEHFIGTDFSLLRQTQQALVAHSWPGNVRELENACKRAVILANSPELTVEDFGLVIHTSMAEPVSTSATNDATNPVTSSVTNFVAGALVEKSASPQTQTYASAKHSSAEPMSNPEASNNESSNTEQSCTETPQAEKANIEAALDQHRGVIARVAKALGLSRQALYRRMDKYGIDK
- a CDS encoding FtsX-like permease family protein, with amino-acid sequence MFQIKPILSMLMRNKSGPLLLLIQIILSVAIVANASFIITERVGLMARESGIAESEVFDLTIYNFDDAIVANEQNLIDVEIIRNLDGVKAATSTSMTPLSGGGWSSNFSHGSSEEDRKDTPSSAIYYGDEKMISTLGIQLIEGRNFYPDEVSSGGPELATLAIVSADFAKDTFGDESAVGQVMYRGNIGDQPMKIIGVVERLQGAWVDHDNLNRSVILNVELASSFTRFLVRADESAIADLKEAIPAALHKEHPNRVVRGFKTISEHRNNVYRNHELMATVLSMMVVLLLLITSLGLAGMVMFNIERRTKQIGTRRALGAKKRDIISFFLVENYLLCLTGGLLGGLIAVLLGQQLMSLYSLPKLELVYPIATVAGLLVLTTIAVILPAQKAAKISPAIATRSV
- a CDS encoding ABC transporter permease, translated to MFFYYLDLAWRSIKKTPFLSLLMILAISIGIGITITILNIYKMASVNPAGERSAQLFSVQLMSQDNDTWDMINEQITYQDAFNLSQSDVPVRQAAMFRTGLAVQTEDVNFSPILEGVRVTTGDFFALFDVPFIYGTPWNKQVDAEGGYKVVINESINQKAFGGGNSVGKTLMLNRKPYQVVGVIAEWNPSPKYYDVNNGAFNDSEQIYVPFSMAPIEEFSSWGNNNSWRHEDIRNYQDRINSEMHWLQYWVELDTPAKQQEYQEWLGRYVEQQQQIGRFKHPDARGEIKDVAQWLNVNKVVPEDNKVLVGLSALFLIVCLVNMLGLLLAKFLKRAPEVGVRRAIGASRLQIFSQHLVEVGLIGFCGGALGLLWAWINLYFLSSKFELEASLAQLDQSMWVIAPVIAVSAAIIAGIYPAWRICSTNPSVYLKSQ
- a CDS encoding ABC transporter ATP-binding protein, giving the protein MLSMNNISKVFKTDLVETHALRDFNLEVKEGEFVAVTGPSGSGKTTFLNIAGLLEGFTHGDYFLDGVNISNLSDNKSAAIRNEKIGFIFQGFNLISDLNLAENVEVPLRYRGFNAKERKIRVERALEQVGLASRMKHFPTQLSGGQQQRVAIARALAGEPRFLLADEPTGNLDSLMARQVMELLEDINKAGTTIIMVTHDAELARRAQRNIQIVDGHVCDFTMYQAGTGQGKAEAVAKTASVA
- a CDS encoding efflux RND transporter periplasmic adaptor subunit → MIQDTSAQDVIKQQSKASKIKRPLMFGLAALLVSGLVWSSMDRDSIATSIKRSELRFATLERGTLIRDIPTTGKIVAANAPVLYSPEQGSVTLIAKPGDKVELGEVVATIESHKLTNSLKQQQAVLEGMKSSLERARLDARRQQLKAQQTLDMAKVDLEAADRESRRGDQLIESKLISKIDFEKSKDDLHKAKLLFAHAGQEALLMKDTLTFELKNTSLEVDRQALVVKELERQVAALNIIAPVAGIIGNWLTEQKARIGQSQPILTVVDLSAFEAELAVPESYADELGIGMVVELSFGSEKVMGELSSISPEVRNREVSARVRFEQNDRLQLRQNQRLAARVLLEHRPDVLMVKRGSFVNSGGGQEVYVMHGDIAEQTPIQLGARSMSHIEVILGGQEGDIWVTSSIEPFNKAAQVIVR
- a CDS encoding porin, which encodes MNKKLLALLIPSILIAGSAQAVEIYNDQTNSINMMGWLGFAAINDTHDTAVVDNFSRVGFRFDRQEKNGWRSFAHTEWGINMVTSDDSLSYSGGQLGAEKNSDFLFNRLGYVGLANDKWGSLTFGKQWGVYYDVAYTTDVLNVYTGYSVGAYTFGDGGLTGAGRADSAFVYRNSFGNLSIALQYAAKQNGDVALYDKDGIALDDGSHVEFDTSYGASLTYHFTDKFKVLAGINRGDFTGELAGERVDDTNEIIGVGAQYGSFYQYAPNREADGFYVGFNAHKSKQNELVAGELYDSTGSEFLIAYQYENGFVPSFLLSYQDLDTDASTTIQGDWTRQFAVLGLHYRYSNDTVMFAEAKIDFSDMDDKSFENLQDNSYAVGIRYFF